A section of the Eublepharis macularius isolate TG4126 chromosome 1, MPM_Emac_v1.0, whole genome shotgun sequence genome encodes:
- the CCDC85B gene encoding coiled-coil domain-containing protein 85B — MFPAREAAQPGGAPPSPESPPAAAAVPVAELSDAELGGCSKEELVRRLRHEEAEKLAALVQRGRLIQGVNRQLQEHLREIRELKAVNGRLQAENRELRDLCCFLDEDRLKAKRLARHWQLFGHHAAQVLRDEVAACLRKLAGLEGLQERLAKDNLELKELCLALEEECASARPDATPSPGGGSSELSLPCGPRDLGDGSSSTGSVGSPDQLHPACSPDD, encoded by the coding sequence ATGTTCCCGGCCCGCGAGGCGGCGCAGCCGGGGGGAGCCCCGCCGAGCCCGGAGAGCCCTCCGGCGGCGGCCGCGGTGCCCGTGGCCGAGCTGAGCGACGCCGAGCTGGGCGGCTGCAGCAAGGAGGAGCTGGTGCGCCGCCTGCGCCACGAGGAGGCCGAGAAGCTGGCGGCGCTGGTGCAGCGCGGGCGGCTCATCCAGGGCGTCAACCGGCAGCTGCAGGAGCACCTCCGCGAGATCCGCGAGCTGAAGGCCGTCAACGGGCGGCTGCAGGCCGAGAACCGCGAGCTGCGCGACCTGTGCTGCTTCCTCGACGAGGACCGCCTGAAGGCCAAGCGGCTGGCGCGCCACTGGCAGCTCTTCGGGCACCACGCGGCGCAGGTGCTGCGCGACGAGGTGGCCGCCTGCCTGCGCAAGCTGGCCGGCCTGGAGGGCCTGCAGGAGCGCCTGGCCAAGGACAACCTGGAGCTGAAGGAGCTCTGCCTGGCCCTCGAGGAGGAGTGTGCCTCCGCCCGGCCCGACGCCACCCCCAGCCCCGGCGGCGGCTCCTCCGAGCTCAGCCTGCCCTGCGGGCCCCGCGACCTGGGCGACGGCAGCTCCAGCACCGGCAGCGTCGGCAGCCCGGACCAGCTGCACCCGGCCTGCTCGCCCGATGACTAG
- the FOSL1 gene encoding fos-related antigen 1, with protein sequence MFKEFGGGRPPAPGAHRARLESPAAALRPGSQQKYSSDPGAGPSGSGLVPNLNTVTTSHDLQWLVQPTLMGASPGIPPYPRPYRCSRDLAALAGIRPGVIRTTGPLFTPRRRHSDHLTPEEEERRRLRRERNKLAAAKCRNRRKELTDSLQAETDQLETEQSSLQKEIAELQKQKERLELVLETHRLACKIPEESSGDDSEGGSQPAASALLPLQPESPPGPSVPRRAAPVPPCIHLPPTGILEPEALHTPTLIVTPSLTPFTPSLIFTYPTPGDPDTPSGSGFSQEPCSTAHRRSSSGDHSSDSLNSPTLLAL encoded by the exons ATGTTCAAGGAGTTCGGAGGGGGAAGGCCACCCGCTCCCGGAGCTCATCGGGCACGCTTAGAGAGCCCCGCGGCCGCCTTACGCCCAGGGTCGCAACAG AAGTACTCATCTGATCCAGGGGCAGGGCCCAGTGGCAGCGGCTTGGTCCCAAATCTCAACACCGTCACCACCAGCCACGATCTCCAGTGGTTGGTTCAGCCCACACTGATGGGTGCCTCTCCAGGGATTCCGCCCTACCCGAGGCCATACCGCTGTTCACGGGACTTGGCCGCTTTGGCTGGAATTCGGCCTGGTGTGATCCGCACCACAGGACCACTCTTTACACCCCGAAGGCGTCATTCAGACCAT TTGACGCCGGAAGAAGAGGAGCGCCGCCGATTGCGGCGGGAGAGAAACAAATTGGCTGCTGCAAAATGCCGGAACCGCCGCAAAGAGCTGACGGACTCCTTGCAAGCA GAGACAGACCAACTGGAGACGGAGCAGTCCAGTCTGCAGAAGGAGATAGCAGAGCTGCAGAAACAAAAGGAGCGCCTCGAGCTCGTCCTGGAGACCCATCGCCTTGCTTGCAAAATCCCGGAGGAATCTTCCGGGGACGACAGTgaaggtggaagccagccagctgccTCTGCCCTGCTTCCACTACAGCCAGAGTCTCCGCCAGGCCCCAGTGTCCCTCGGCGAGCCGCTCCAGTGCCCCCTTGCATCCATCTGCCCCCCACTGGTATCCTGGAGCCAGAGGCACTGCACACGCCCACCCTGATTGTTACGCCTTCTCTCACCCCCTTCACCCCCAGCTTGATCTTCACCTACCCCACACCAGGGGACCCTGACACGCCCTCCGGTTCCGGGTTTTCTCAAGAACCCTGTTCGACTGCCCACCGGCGCAGCAGCAGTGGAGACCATTCCTCCGACTCGCTCAATTCCCCAACCTTGCTGGCCCTCTGA